Proteins from a genomic interval of Aquabacterium sp. J223:
- a CDS encoding VirB4 family type IV secretion/conjugal transfer ATPase, which yields MLGMSKANGADTRPGRSGLRPRHWAAAHAENPLARFIPFSSLVSQNDVITRGGNYLRVWRLDGVAFECADEHQIAERHEALCSLLRNLAGGQWAVWTHRLHRVVSDSLQDPAQSGFAREMSQAYQAKISERRMMSNELYLTLVYRPNVSRVSRALQSTQRTRAAIAEAQAEALRVMEERTALVGRVLRGFGPELLGTREHRGRIYSEVAEFLGYLVNGCWRPIPMTAGPLYRTLPTARLSFGGDKLELRQGDERRYAALVDIKEYADAVEPGILNALLYEASEFIETQSFSILPRREAMRALELQRDQLIASDDVVASQVAEMDVALNELGDGQFCMGEYHYSLVVFGEDVADAGRRAAQAIGAVGEASSLQMSPVDLVADAAWFAQMPGNWQWRPRDAKLSSRAFAALSSGHNFARGKRDGNPWGEALALLRTPSGQPFYLNLHSSPEGEDSADKKLPGNTLIIGSTGVGKTTLEMFLLTLTRKWDPAPRLVLFDLDRGCEIAIRALGGRYFTLEAGKPTGCNPLQREPTPARIQFWEQLIRTCIATPAMPLLPADERAIADAVNAVAMMPAQLRRFSTVRQNLPKAGENSLFERLGRWCQGGALGWVFDQANDRLLDLHAANVIGFDTTEFLDLPEVRTSVMMYLLQVMEELANGERLIYAISEFWKALDHPIFSDFAKQKQKTIRKQNGLGIFDTQSPSDVLRHPIGRTMIEQSVTKIFLANLEAVREEYVDGFGLTQAEFDIVRSLGAQGGRRFLVKQGHASAICELDLAGLEEYITVLSATTDNVALLDAVRERHGNDPFQWLPVLLREVQDRRFRTSRRSA from the coding sequence ATGCTTGGCATGTCTAAGGCCAACGGCGCCGACACGCGGCCCGGTCGCAGTGGCTTAAGGCCCCGGCACTGGGCGGCGGCCCACGCGGAGAACCCGCTGGCCCGGTTCATCCCGTTCTCGTCGCTGGTGAGCCAGAATGACGTGATCACGCGCGGCGGCAACTACCTGCGGGTCTGGCGGCTCGATGGCGTGGCCTTCGAGTGCGCCGACGAGCACCAGATCGCCGAGCGCCACGAGGCGCTGTGCAGTCTGCTGCGCAACCTGGCCGGTGGCCAGTGGGCCGTGTGGACGCACCGCCTGCACCGCGTCGTCAGCGACAGCCTGCAGGACCCGGCGCAGTCCGGCTTCGCCCGAGAAATGTCGCAGGCCTACCAGGCCAAGATCAGCGAGCGCCGGATGATGAGCAACGAGCTCTACCTCACGCTGGTCTACCGGCCCAACGTCTCGCGCGTGAGTCGGGCCCTGCAATCGACCCAGCGCACCCGTGCGGCCATCGCGGAGGCCCAGGCCGAGGCGCTGCGCGTGATGGAAGAGCGCACCGCGCTCGTCGGCCGCGTGCTGCGCGGCTTCGGCCCCGAACTGCTCGGCACACGCGAGCACCGCGGACGGATCTACTCCGAGGTGGCCGAGTTCCTCGGCTACCTGGTCAACGGCTGCTGGCGGCCGATCCCGATGACAGCCGGACCGCTGTACCGGACCCTGCCGACCGCGCGCCTGTCCTTCGGAGGCGACAAGCTCGAACTGCGCCAGGGCGACGAGCGTCGCTACGCGGCCCTGGTCGACATCAAGGAATACGCCGATGCCGTGGAGCCCGGCATCCTGAACGCGCTGCTGTACGAGGCCAGCGAGTTCATCGAGACCCAGAGCTTCTCGATCCTGCCGCGCCGCGAGGCCATGCGCGCCCTCGAACTGCAGCGCGACCAGCTGATCGCCAGCGACGACGTGGTGGCCAGCCAGGTGGCAGAGATGGACGTGGCGCTCAACGAACTCGGCGACGGCCAGTTCTGCATGGGTGAGTACCACTACAGCCTGGTCGTCTTCGGCGAGGATGTGGCCGATGCCGGCCGGCGTGCGGCGCAGGCCATCGGTGCCGTCGGCGAGGCCTCCAGCCTGCAGATGTCCCCAGTCGACCTGGTGGCCGATGCCGCCTGGTTCGCGCAGATGCCGGGCAACTGGCAGTGGCGGCCCCGCGATGCCAAGCTCAGCTCACGCGCCTTCGCGGCCCTGTCCAGCGGCCACAACTTCGCCCGTGGGAAGCGCGACGGCAACCCCTGGGGCGAGGCACTGGCCCTGCTGCGCACGCCCTCGGGCCAGCCCTTCTACCTGAACCTGCACAGCAGCCCGGAGGGAGAAGATTCCGCCGACAAGAAGCTGCCGGGCAACACGCTGATCATCGGCTCGACCGGCGTCGGCAAGACGACCCTGGAGATGTTCCTGCTGACACTCACGCGCAAGTGGGACCCAGCGCCGCGCCTCGTACTCTTCGACCTGGACCGTGGCTGCGAGATCGCGATCCGCGCCCTCGGTGGTCGCTACTTCACGCTCGAAGCCGGCAAGCCCACCGGCTGCAACCCGCTGCAGCGCGAGCCGACACCGGCGCGCATCCAGTTTTGGGAACAGTTGATCCGTACCTGCATCGCCACGCCGGCCATGCCGCTGCTGCCGGCTGACGAGCGCGCCATCGCCGATGCGGTCAACGCGGTGGCGATGATGCCGGCCCAGCTACGCCGCTTCTCGACCGTGCGGCAGAACCTGCCCAAGGCGGGCGAGAACAGCCTCTTCGAGCGGCTCGGCCGCTGGTGCCAGGGCGGCGCGCTCGGCTGGGTCTTCGACCAGGCCAACGACCGGCTGCTCGATCTGCACGCCGCCAACGTCATCGGCTTCGACACCACCGAGTTCCTCGACCTGCCCGAGGTCCGCACGTCGGTGATGATGTACCTGCTGCAGGTCATGGAAGAACTCGCCAACGGCGAGCGGTTGATCTACGCGATCTCGGAGTTCTGGAAGGCGCTGGACCACCCAATCTTCAGCGACTTCGCCAAGCAGAAGCAGAAGACGATCCGCAAGCAGAACGGCCTGGGCATCTTCGACACCCAGAGCCCGTCGGACGTGCTGCGCCACCCCATCGGCCGCACGATGATCGAGCAGAGCGTGACCAAGATCTTCCTCGCCAACCTGGAGGCGGTGCGCGAGGAATACGTTGACGGATTCGGCCTGACGCAGGCCGAGTTCGACATCGTGCGCAGCCTCGGCGCGCAGGGCGGCCGGCGCTTCCTGGTCAAGCAAGGCCACGCAAGCGCGATCTGCGAGCTGGATCTCGCCGGGCTCGAGGAATACATCACCGTGCTCTCGGCCACCACCGACAACGTGGCCCTGCTCGATGCCGTGCGCGAACGGCATGGCAACGATCCGTTTCAATGGCTTCCGGTGCTGCTTCGTGAGGTCCAGGATCGGAGGTTTCGTACCTCCAGGAGATCTGCATGA
- a CDS encoding type IV secretion system protein: MFAWVGTQFDAVLNTYVLGVVTALMVGIAPIALTAMTIWVTLYGWAVLRNEVSETVPTFLWKVFKIGLVLAFALQSGFYISNVSDSANALATGVATTFLPAAADPMAITSPYVLLDNFNDEASKLVLDLLKDAGIMRLDLLFAAVVCSIGNVVFLCIALFVVTLAKLFLTFVIAIGPLFVLCLAWRPTARFFDSWLSMVLNAVVLTWFAFFALGLSAFMGDALVQAIQVNGGFLGQTFNVVGESLKYCVVMILMAIICFQAPSLASALTGGAAVQQGIQMIQNAMMVSGLRSASSARNAGAAGAAGGVVRAGAGLPYAAGQATGAAAVAPRRAAGAVATGAGAVVRQGYGAVRTAAYKLAALRGRA, from the coding sequence ATGTTTGCCTGGGTCGGTACACAGTTCGATGCGGTCCTGAACACCTACGTGCTCGGCGTCGTGACCGCACTGATGGTCGGCATCGCCCCCATTGCGCTGACTGCGATGACGATCTGGGTCACGCTCTACGGCTGGGCCGTCTTGCGCAACGAAGTGTCCGAGACGGTTCCGACGTTCCTCTGGAAGGTCTTCAAGATCGGACTGGTCCTGGCTTTCGCCCTGCAGTCCGGCTTTTACATCTCCAACGTGTCCGACTCGGCGAACGCGCTGGCAACCGGCGTGGCGACGACTTTCCTGCCCGCTGCAGCGGATCCGATGGCGATCACCTCGCCTTACGTGTTGCTGGACAACTTCAACGATGAGGCTAGCAAGCTCGTGCTCGATCTGCTGAAGGATGCAGGAATCATGCGGCTTGACCTGCTGTTTGCAGCGGTCGTCTGCTCGATCGGGAACGTGGTCTTCCTCTGCATCGCGCTGTTCGTCGTGACGCTGGCGAAGCTCTTCCTGACCTTCGTGATCGCCATCGGCCCGCTCTTCGTTCTGTGTCTCGCGTGGCGCCCGACAGCCCGGTTCTTCGACAGCTGGCTGTCGATGGTCCTGAATGCTGTCGTCCTGACGTGGTTTGCGTTCTTTGCTCTTGGCCTGAGCGCCTTCATGGGTGACGCACTCGTTCAGGCCATCCAAGTCAACGGTGGCTTCCTCGGCCAGACATTCAACGTCGTCGGCGAGAGCCTGAAGTACTGCGTCGTCATGATTCTCATGGCCATCATCTGCTTCCAGGCGCCGAGCCTCGCCTCCGCACTCACTGGCGGCGCTGCGGTTCAGCAGGGGATTCAGATGATCCAGAACGCCATGATGGTCTCTGGCCTGCGATCGGCCTCCTCTGCGCGCAACGCCGGCGCCGCAGGCGCGGCCGGTGGCGTCGTCCGGGCCGGTGCCGGCCTGCCCTACGCGGCGGGCCAAGCCACCGGAGCCGCTGCGGTCGCGCCCCGTCGGGCCGCGGGCGCCGTTGCCACCGGCGCCGGCGCCGTCGTCCGCCAAGGTTACGGAGCGGTGCGAACCGCTGCCTACAAGCTCGCCGCGCTGCGCGG